Part of the Sulfuricurvum kujiense DSM 16994 genome, CACTTAACTCTTGTGTCAAGAAAAAATTATTAAGGATATCTAAGACTCTTTTGATACACTTCTCTCTTAGCGACCTTCCTGGTGTGTCGGTCGCTTTTAAATCCGAATATATTCCTTTTCTCTACTTTTCTCTACTTTTTTGATTTTTTTCCAGCTTTACCCTTTGGGCATGCGTAATTGCTACCGCCATCGCATCGGTAATATCCATAGGTTTTATCTCTTTTGTTATTCCCAGTATCTGCTTTACCATAAAAGCTACCTGTTCTTTTGCCGCTTTCGCTTTTCCGGTCAACGCTTTTTTAACTTGTAACGGTGTATATTCGGCAAACATACCGTGTTCTTGCAAAAGCTTTAACGTAATCGCTCCGCGGAACTGTGCCAATTTTAAAACCGTTTTAGGGTTATGGGCATAAAAAATATCTTCCATTGCCACTTCATCGATCGTATGAATACGGAACAACTGTTCGATTGCTTCTGCAACCTGGGGAATTTGATATTGAAGAGATTCTGCTTTTATTTTGATTAATCCGGCCTCAATAAGACGTATTTTTTGACCGTCGATCGTTACGATCGCGTACCCACAGTTTCGTGTTCCCGGATCGATCCCTAAAATATTCATTTTTTTCCTATTCACATAGGTGAATATCTGCTATTCACCTT contains:
- the ruvC gene encoding crossover junction endodeoxyribonuclease RuvC; this encodes MNILGIDPGTRNCGYAIVTIDGQKIRLIEAGLIKIKAESLQYQIPQVAEAIEQLFRIHTIDEVAMEDIFYAHNPKTVLKLAQFRGAITLKLLQEHGMFAEYTPLQVKKALTGKAKAAKEQVAFMVKQILGITKEIKPMDITDAMAVAITHAQRVKLEKNQKSREK